In a genomic window of Salmo trutta chromosome 32, fSalTru1.1, whole genome shotgun sequence:
- the nudt9 gene encoding ADP-ribose pyrophosphatase, mitochondrial, which produces MIRVGRNWVGPIRIALTLFGFPFCLCTSGIRPLTSFSSYQFAARVSKSLSTSGCSLCVLPPSVFTMSCSAPHIKARCPKYPGSETQRFPVPDDKVDWNTDWPQYRPVSYTAPSVLIKPVWADQDIRSFSPRFNALDGNVDRRSHEGDYRVEQGMPLNPRGRTGLTGRGLLGRWGPNHAADPIVTRWKRDSAGQQVSHPVSKLPVLQFVSIKRRDCGEWAIPGGMVDPGELVSLTLQREFSEEALNSLAASPQDRERIHERITQLFNSPGLEVFKGYVDDPRNNDNSWMETVAVNFHDDTGNSVSELPLQAGDDAGQVHWIDLDSVLSLYASHSQFLEVVAKERHAHW; this is translated from the exons atgATACGAGTGGGACGAAACTGGGTTGGGCCGATTCGAATAGCACTTACCCTTTTCGGATTTCCATTTTGCCTCTGCACCTCAGGAATCAG gccTCTCACCTCATTCTCTTCGTACCAGTTTGCTGCCAGAGTTAGTAAAAGCCTCAGTACCAGTGGCTGTAGTCTGTGTGTGCTACCGCCCAGTGTCTTCACTATGTCCTGCTCGGCCCCTCACATCAAGGCCAGATGCCCAAAGTACCCCGGCTCAGAGACACAGCGGTTCCCAGTGCCTGATGACAAAGTTGACTGGAATACTGATTGGCCCCAGTACAGACCAGTGAGCTACACTGCCCCATCTGTGCTCATCAAGCCTGTATGGGCCGATCAGGACATCag GTCTTTCTCCCCGCGGTTTAACGCTCTGGATGGCAATGTGGACAGGCGGAGTCATGAGGGAGACTACAGAGTGGAGCAAGGCATGCCACT AAATCCTCGCGGACGCACTGGTTTGACTGGGAGAGGTTTGCTGGGACGGTGGGGACCCAATCACGCAGCAGATCCCATTGTTACCAG GTGGAAGAGAGACTCAGCTGGACAGCAAGTGTCGCACCCAGTGTCCAAACTGCCAGTTTTGCAGTTTGTGTCCATCAAGAGGAGAGACTGTGGGGAATGGGCCATCCCAGGG gGTATGGTAGACCCGGGGGAGCTGGTGTCCCTCACCCTGCAGCGTGAGTTCTCTGAGGAGGCTCTGAACTCCCTGGCAGCTTCCCCCCAGGACAGAGAGCGGATCCACGAGCGCATCACTCAGCTGTTCAACTCGCCGGGTCTGGAG GTTTTTAAGGGCTATGTAGATGACCCAAGAAATAATGACAACTCTTGGATGGAAACGGTTGCTGTCAACTTCCATGATGATACAG GTAACAGTGTGAGCGAGCTCCCATTGCAAGCGGGCGATGATGCCGGGCAAGTCCACTGGATCGACCTTGACTCCGTCCTATCCCTCTATGCAAGCCACTCCCAGTTCTTGGAGGTGGTCGCCAAGGAGAGGCATGCTCACTGGTAA